The proteins below are encoded in one region of Aquisphaera giovannonii:
- the hpt gene encoding hypoxanthine phosphoribosyltransferase has translation MQHAVKVLISEDEIRERVHALGKQIEADYQGRPLTILAVLTGSLIVLADLVRRIGVPHRIALIQASSYPGATTTATTLVINETFAPDVSGRDVLLLDDILDTGHTLSALVRHVADRGAKSVRTAVLLRKVGRQEVPLEPDYCGFTIPNAFVVGYGLDYDDDYRHLPFVGVLDQQDQEAGPR, from the coding sequence GTGCAGCATGCCGTGAAGGTCCTGATCAGCGAGGATGAGATCCGCGAGCGGGTCCATGCGCTGGGGAAGCAGATCGAGGCCGATTATCAGGGCAGGCCGCTGACGATCCTGGCGGTGCTCACCGGGAGCCTGATCGTGCTCGCGGACCTCGTCCGCCGGATCGGGGTGCCGCACCGGATCGCCCTGATCCAGGCCAGCAGCTACCCCGGGGCGACCACGACGGCCACGACCCTGGTCATCAACGAGACGTTCGCCCCCGACGTGTCCGGCCGCGACGTCCTGCTGCTCGACGACATCCTCGACACCGGGCACACGCTCTCGGCCCTGGTCCGCCACGTGGCCGACCGCGGGGCGAAGTCGGTGCGGACCGCGGTCCTGCTCCGCAAGGTCGGCCGGCAGGAGGTGCCGCTGGAGCCGGACTACTGCGGATTCACCATCCCCAACGCCTTCGTCGTCGGCTACGGCCTGGACTACGACGACGACTACAGGCACCTGCCCTTCGTGGGCGTCCTCGACCAGCAGGACCAGGAAGCCGGCCCGCGGTGA
- a CDS encoding glycosyltransferase family 4 protein produces MNANAHTNADGGQPLKLALITRRYPPLIGGAEKVLSYLAEALAREGADVTVLTSRAPGLEALPAEEELAIEGRRGAGRLRVVRLATSPVRFLGTWLYMRSLARWLGEHPVDLAYVSMLKHDAYVAVGAGRRRGFPVVLRPEGAGATGDLAWQSWGRFGRRIGARCKEADAIVAISREIDRELRQAGYDPSTIRPLPNGVPVPAQSWQKRPGWRDAPRASYVGRLAPEKGIDTLVAAWPSVREAHPGARLTLVGEGPQRPALEAQARGLGLELGPSGAIDLPGASSDVAGELRRSDLFVLPSREEGMSVALLEAMALGIPLVASSIPGNRRLVADFKHGRLAPPDDPAALARTILDQWANLDRAFHMGRAARSRVRDEFSIAAVARRHLALFRQLAARGTRPATEDAAGSGSTEGKT; encoded by the coding sequence GTGAACGCGAACGCCCACACCAACGCCGACGGCGGCCAGCCGCTCAAGCTCGCCCTGATCACGCGCCGGTATCCGCCGCTCATCGGCGGGGCGGAGAAGGTGCTCAGCTACCTGGCGGAGGCCCTCGCGCGCGAGGGGGCCGACGTCACCGTGCTGACCTCCCGCGCCCCGGGCCTGGAAGCCTTGCCCGCCGAGGAGGAGCTCGCCATCGAGGGCCGCCGCGGGGCCGGGAGGCTCCGGGTCGTCCGGCTCGCGACCTCGCCGGTGCGGTTCCTCGGGACGTGGCTGTACATGCGGAGCCTCGCGCGGTGGCTGGGGGAGCACCCGGTGGACCTGGCGTACGTCTCGATGCTCAAGCACGACGCCTACGTCGCCGTCGGCGCGGGGCGCCGGCGCGGCTTCCCGGTCGTCCTGCGGCCCGAGGGCGCCGGCGCGACGGGGGACCTCGCCTGGCAGTCGTGGGGCCGGTTCGGGCGCCGGATCGGCGCTCGCTGCAAGGAGGCCGACGCGATCGTCGCGATCTCTCGGGAGATCGACCGCGAGCTGCGGCAGGCCGGCTACGACCCGTCGACGATCCGCCCGCTGCCCAACGGCGTGCCCGTGCCCGCCCAATCCTGGCAGAAGCGGCCCGGCTGGAGGGACGCCCCGCGCGCCTCGTACGTCGGCCGCCTCGCCCCGGAGAAGGGCATCGACACCCTGGTCGCCGCCTGGCCGTCGGTCCGCGAGGCCCACCCCGGCGCCCGGCTCACGCTCGTCGGCGAGGGGCCCCAGCGCCCCGCGCTGGAGGCGCAGGCCCGCGGCCTGGGCCTGGAGCTCGGCCCCTCCGGCGCGATCGACCTGCCCGGCGCCTCGTCCGACGTCGCCGGCGAACTCCGCCGCTCGGACCTGTTCGTCCTGCCCTCCCGCGAGGAGGGGATGAGCGTCGCGCTGCTGGAGGCCATGGCCCTGGGCATCCCCCTGGTCGCCTCGTCGATCCCCGGCAACCGCCGCCTCGTCGCCGACTTCAAGCACGGCCGACTCGCCCCGCCCGACGACCCCGCCGCCCTGGCGCGTACCATCCTCGACCAGTGGGCCAACCTCGACCGCGCCTTCCACATGGGCCGCGCCGCCCGCTCCCGCGTCCGGGACGAATTCTCCATCGCCGCCGTCGCCCGCCGCCACCTCGCGCTGTTCCGCCAGCTGGCCGCCCGCGGCACGCGGCCGGCCACGGAAGACGCGGCGGGGAGTGGATCCACGGAGGGTAAGACATAA
- a CDS encoding glycosyltransferase, with translation MFVVLKVLQLIPTLDRSGAEKQMVLLARGLPRDRFSVEVATLTRGGPLAGELGEAGIPVTDIGKRWKVDPLALGRLTRHMKARRFDVVQTWIFAANAYGRIAARRAGVPVVVTSEMAVDLWKGKVEKAVDRRLATWCDRLVGNSRAVVGYYRGLGVPDDRLAMIYSGIAIEEPPAHAGDPAATRAEFGIAADAPLVLFAGRLAEQKRVDDLLKAVDLLQHVQPDLRTILVGDGPLRGPLEATARAYDLAGKAFFLGHRDDVPRLMAAADLVVLPSSYEGLPNVVLEAMLHRKPVVATAAPGTTEVVADGETGVLVPIGDPPLLARAIRDLVRDPARRRRLGEAGRARVESHFRAEAMVDAFARLYEGLARRKRD, from the coding sequence GTGTTCGTCGTGTTGAAGGTGCTGCAATTGATCCCGACTTTGGACCGCTCCGGGGCGGAGAAGCAGATGGTGCTGCTGGCGAGGGGGCTGCCGCGGGACCGGTTCTCGGTCGAGGTGGCGACGCTGACGCGCGGCGGGCCGCTCGCCGGGGAGCTGGGCGAGGCGGGGATCCCCGTGACGGACATCGGCAAGCGGTGGAAGGTCGACCCCCTCGCGCTGGGGCGGCTGACGCGGCACATGAAGGCCCGGCGGTTCGACGTGGTGCAGACCTGGATCTTCGCCGCGAACGCCTACGGGCGGATCGCCGCGAGGCGGGCGGGCGTGCCGGTCGTGGTCACCTCCGAGATGGCGGTGGACCTCTGGAAGGGGAAGGTCGAGAAGGCCGTGGACCGGCGGCTGGCGACCTGGTGCGACCGCCTCGTGGGCAACTCCCGCGCGGTGGTGGGCTACTACCGCGGGCTCGGCGTGCCGGACGACCGGCTGGCGATGATCTACTCCGGGATCGCGATCGAGGAGCCCCCGGCCCACGCCGGCGACCCGGCCGCGACCCGGGCGGAGTTCGGCATCGCCGCGGATGCGCCCCTGGTCCTCTTCGCCGGCCGGCTCGCCGAGCAGAAGCGGGTGGACGACCTCCTCAAGGCGGTGGACCTGCTCCAGCACGTCCAGCCGGACCTGCGGACGATCCTCGTCGGCGACGGGCCGCTCCGGGGGCCGCTCGAGGCGACGGCCCGGGCCTACGACCTCGCCGGCAAGGCCTTCTTCCTGGGCCACCGCGACGACGTCCCGCGGCTGATGGCGGCCGCCGACCTCGTCGTCCTGCCGAGCTCGTACGAGGGGCTGCCCAACGTGGTGCTCGAGGCGATGCTCCACCGCAAGCCGGTGGTGGCGACCGCGGCGCCCGGGACCACCGAGGTCGTCGCCGACGGCGAGACGGGCGTCCTCGTGCCGATCGGCGACCCCCCCCTGCTCGCCCGCGCCATCCGCGACCTCGTCCGCGACCCCGCCCGCCGACGCCGGCTCGGCGAGGCCGGCCGCGCCCGCGTCGAGTCCCACTTCCGCGCCGAGGCCATGGTGGACGCCTTCGCCCGGCTCTACGAAGGCCTGGCCCGCCGGAAGAGGGACTAA
- a CDS encoding metal-dependent hydrolase: protein MSTKIRWLGHSALLLETGGQDVLIDPFLTGNPKAAAKAEEVPADLVLISHGHGDHVGDAVAIANRTGATVLSNYEIGTWLQKAPRNLTKVHGLQHGGGFTFPSGLRVKLTLAFHGSELPDGSGGGNPAGFLITTPDGCKIYDAADTAMFGDMALIGEEGLDLALLPIGDYFTMGPDDALKALKLLKPKAVIPIHYNTFPPITQDAHAWAERVKAETSTTPVVLQPGEWYELRK, encoded by the coding sequence ATGTCCACGAAGATCCGCTGGCTGGGACACTCCGCGCTCCTGCTGGAGACGGGTGGCCAGGATGTCCTGATCGACCCGTTCCTCACCGGCAACCCCAAGGCGGCGGCGAAGGCGGAGGAGGTGCCCGCCGACCTCGTGCTGATCTCGCACGGGCACGGCGACCACGTCGGCGACGCGGTCGCCATCGCCAACCGCACCGGCGCGACGGTGCTCTCGAACTACGAGATCGGCACCTGGCTCCAGAAGGCGCCGAGGAACCTGACGAAGGTGCACGGCCTCCAGCACGGCGGCGGCTTCACGTTCCCGAGCGGGCTCCGCGTCAAGCTGACGCTCGCCTTCCACGGCTCCGAGCTGCCCGACGGCTCCGGCGGCGGCAACCCGGCCGGCTTCCTCATCACCACGCCCGACGGCTGCAAGATCTACGACGCGGCCGACACCGCGATGTTCGGCGACATGGCCCTCATCGGCGAGGAGGGGCTGGACCTCGCGCTGCTCCCCATCGGCGACTACTTCACGATGGGCCCGGACGACGCCCTGAAGGCGTTGAAGCTCCTGAAGCCGAAGGCCGTCATCCCGATCCACTACAACACCTTCCCCCCCATCACCCAGGACGCCCACGCCTGGGCCGAACGCGTCAAGGCCGAGACCTCGACCACCCCCGTCGTCCTCCAGCCGGGCGAGTGGTACGAATTACGGAAATAG
- a CDS encoding Vgb family protein, translated as MALRPRAEALEVRDLPAGIVEYPVPTTNANVGHITTGPDGNLWFAEHGPNGFVGSAAGKVGRITPSGTITEYALGTGHSPYGIVAAKGSLWFTDEAAGAIGKITTTGVVTQTLISSSESSTIDPRGIALGPDGNLWFTEYGASKIGVLDPATGKVVAEYQTSAMSHPGEIAAGPDGNLWFTEDASTLNGQVPAIGRVTPSGQFLNALFLPTPAGTMGGGGDTPVGLVTGPDGNVWITSEAGNIDRVSPAGTFTAFAVPFTTSGAGSTLGGIAVGTDKNLYFADIRNNAIGQITTSGAITETALPKSTSIPLGIAGGPDGNIWFTDQDPSQDRVGKLTLAGSSTPPGGTGGGTGGNNGGGTGGGNNGGGTGGGNNGGGTGGNNGGGTGGGNNDGGTGGNNNGGSGNGGNNGGGTTNQTPPPASSPTPPGSPMAPPRVVSVQVAHPRRKPIRVVLRFDQALRARPRVGPSSFVLGAPSAAGTSVRISQASYNARTHAVTVVITPARRTVATGTVTLTALAARLSNARGQALDGNGDGNGGDNFVAVVTLG; from the coding sequence GTGGCCCTGCGGCCGCGTGCCGAGGCCCTGGAAGTCCGCGACCTGCCGGCGGGGATCGTCGAGTACCCCGTCCCGACGACGAACGCCAACGTCGGCCACATCACGACGGGGCCCGACGGGAACCTCTGGTTCGCCGAGCATGGGCCCAACGGCTTCGTCGGCTCCGCCGCCGGCAAGGTCGGCCGGATCACCCCCTCCGGCACGATCACCGAGTACGCGCTCGGGACCGGCCATTCCCCCTACGGCATCGTCGCCGCGAAAGGAAGCCTCTGGTTCACCGACGAGGCCGCCGGCGCCATCGGCAAGATCACCACGACCGGCGTGGTCACCCAGACCCTGATTTCGTCGTCGGAGTCGAGCACCATCGATCCCCGCGGCATCGCGCTCGGACCCGACGGCAACCTCTGGTTCACCGAGTACGGCGCGAGCAAGATCGGCGTGCTCGACCCCGCGACGGGGAAGGTGGTGGCCGAATACCAGACGAGCGCCATGTCCCATCCCGGCGAGATCGCCGCCGGCCCGGACGGCAACCTCTGGTTCACCGAGGACGCATCGACCCTCAATGGCCAGGTGCCCGCGATCGGGCGGGTCACGCCGAGCGGCCAGTTCCTGAATGCGCTCTTCCTGCCGACGCCCGCGGGCACGATGGGGGGCGGAGGCGACACGCCCGTGGGCCTCGTCACGGGCCCGGACGGCAACGTCTGGATCACCTCGGAGGCGGGCAACATCGACCGCGTGAGCCCCGCGGGGACGTTCACCGCCTTCGCGGTCCCGTTCACCACCTCCGGCGCCGGGTCGACCCTCGGCGGCATCGCGGTCGGCACGGACAAGAACCTGTACTTCGCCGACATCCGCAATAACGCGATCGGCCAGATCACGACCTCCGGGGCGATCACCGAGACCGCGCTGCCGAAATCGACGTCCATCCCGCTTGGCATCGCCGGCGGCCCGGACGGCAACATCTGGTTCACGGACCAGGATCCCTCGCAGGACCGGGTCGGCAAGCTGACGCTGGCCGGATCCTCGACGCCTCCCGGCGGCACGGGCGGGGGCACCGGCGGCAACAATGGCGGGGGCACCGGCGGCGGCAACAATGGCGGGGGCACCGGCGGCGGCAACAATGGCGGGGGCACCGGCGGCAACAATGGCGGGGGCACCGGCGGCGGCAACAATGACGGGGGCACCGGCGGCAACAACAACGGCGGAAGCGGCAACGGCGGCAACAACGGCGGCGGCACGACGAACCAGACTCCTCCCCCGGCCTCGTCGCCCACGCCCCCCGGCTCCCCGATGGCGCCGCCCCGGGTCGTCTCGGTGCAGGTGGCGCATCCCAGGCGGAAGCCGATCCGCGTGGTGCTCCGGTTCGACCAGGCGCTCCGCGCGAGGCCGCGGGTAGGGCCGTCGAGCTTCGTGCTGGGCGCGCCGTCCGCGGCCGGGACCTCCGTCCGGATCTCGCAGGCCAGCTACAACGCCCGGACGCACGCCGTCACGGTGGTGATCACGCCGGCCCGCAGGACGGTGGCGACCGGGACGGTCACGCTGACGGCCCTGGCGGCGCGGCTCTCGAACGCCCGCGGCCAGGCGCTCGACGGCAACGGCGACGGCAACGGCGGCGACAACTTCGTCGCGGTCGTCACGCTGGGATGA
- a CDS encoding sigma-70 family RNA polymerase sigma factor, with amino-acid sequence MAAYDEGSTSPSLLGRVADWRDEPAWSRFERRYAPMLRSWCRNLGLPAHEAEDLCQAIWLEVAERMASFQYDPSRSFRGWLRTLCHCRVTDHLRGRAARGGRAVLYGDAAEIADPRAARGDDDDEIDPFRDYLRAQAVEAQAAARASHGARTWESFWLMAVCDWSLERTATHLGMSRTAAFAAKDRVAKRLAAEGERRLRAWSA; translated from the coding sequence ATGGCCGCCTATGACGAAGGCTCGACGAGCCCTTCCCTGCTCGGGCGCGTCGCCGACTGGCGGGACGAGCCGGCGTGGTCCCGTTTCGAGCGCCGGTATGCCCCGATGCTCCGGAGCTGGTGCCGCAACCTCGGCCTGCCCGCCCACGAGGCCGAGGACCTCTGCCAGGCGATCTGGCTGGAGGTCGCGGAGCGGATGGCCTCGTTCCAGTACGACCCGTCGCGGTCGTTCCGCGGCTGGCTGCGGACGCTCTGCCACTGCCGCGTCACCGACCACCTGCGGGGCCGGGCCGCCCGCGGCGGGCGGGCCGTCCTGTACGGCGACGCCGCGGAGATCGCCGACCCGAGGGCCGCGAGGGGGGACGACGACGACGAGATCGATCCGTTCCGGGACTACCTCCGGGCCCAGGCCGTGGAGGCCCAGGCCGCCGCCAGGGCGTCCCACGGCGCCCGGACCTGGGAGTCCTTCTGGCTGATGGCCGTCTGCGACTGGAGCCTGGAGCGCACCGCGACGCACCTGGGCATGTCCCGCACCGCGGCCTTCGCCGCCAAGGACCGGGTGGCGAAGCGGCTCGCCGCGGAGGGGGAGAGGCGCCTGCGGGCCTGGTCCGCCTGA
- a CDS encoding serine/threonine-protein kinase: MNCPPDDVLRSIGSAGDETFRALEAHIEACPDCRAALSRIARERPRLAAGPAASGRRTWPRIDGFEILSELGRGAMGIVYLARQERLGRLVALKVLPAPAGTGPDDPARRRWLREAKAVSLIRHPGVVTLLDHGECDGWLYLVLEYVPGGPLGRRLGAPMPPKTAARLVEQVARAVEHIHRNRMRHLDLKPSNILVDMEEGTPLEEAVPRVTDFGLAVADDARNLSEASLAAVRGTPAYMAPEQASARADQLGPATDVYALGVILYELLCGRVPFRGKSPVETLDLVRNSRPASPRSIVRGLPRDLVTIALKCLEKEPGRRYRSAEAVADDLRRWQDGRAIRARPASPAGLLARWARRNPAVAGLAASLVLVAAVGLAALDALRRQMEQRERDATATYRIARDVLADAADLGWRIRSERTGRARDPILDGYEKLWPEQETLYRIGRGDASARDSLIRLGRALASRLVEHGEHDRAAIVLRRAAAILDTERARGVRDPSLLALSGGIDRDLALVMSSAGRPAEAAALFEGAARKLAPTGEGDPPPDGRELFKCQVELAEKLDALGRHEEKRPWLDEAERLFARLDRPRRADVATVAARLFLMRGDEARSLEVLRDAHRFRPTDPWLALDLGRGLVGAAGPLPEGGRREALLLEAHDVLRPIGDALEAEALRDPANSLAAATMASFHVTFGRALLGLDRPGAALDSLRHYAESGRLLGRNEKRDVGLDIYRLRNTCIDSPWRKLARTAPDGAVTPEGLEAESRFVLLEFLLPLEMAPIAGWAAVNAESGEQMKLRRRNRFDLARRDAAALAAFADRLAADHPDDPFAHLASCEAQAQVFKNVCRGETPPMSEAVGALHKGLAAARRARELDPANPAAREALATQERRLAKFLAEHAIAARGEGARPAN; encoded by the coding sequence ATGAACTGCCCGCCCGACGACGTCCTCCGCTCCATCGGATCGGCGGGCGACGAGACCTTCCGGGCCCTCGAGGCCCACATCGAGGCCTGCCCGGACTGCCGGGCGGCCCTCTCGCGGATCGCCCGGGAGCGGCCGAGGCTCGCCGCGGGCCCGGCGGCGTCCGGGCGCCGGACGTGGCCCCGCATCGACGGCTTCGAGATCCTCTCCGAGCTGGGGCGGGGCGCGATGGGCATCGTCTACCTGGCCCGGCAGGAGCGGCTGGGCCGGCTGGTGGCCCTCAAGGTCCTCCCGGCGCCGGCCGGCACCGGCCCGGACGACCCGGCCCGCCGCCGATGGCTCCGCGAGGCGAAGGCGGTCTCCCTCATCCGCCACCCGGGCGTCGTTACGCTCCTGGACCACGGCGAATGCGACGGCTGGCTGTACCTCGTCCTCGAGTACGTCCCCGGCGGCCCGCTCGGCCGCCGGCTCGGGGCGCCGATGCCGCCGAAGACCGCGGCGAGGCTCGTGGAGCAGGTCGCCCGCGCGGTGGAGCACATCCACAGGAACCGGATGCGCCACCTGGACCTGAAGCCCTCGAACATCCTCGTGGACATGGAGGAGGGCACCCCGCTGGAGGAGGCCGTGCCGCGGGTCACCGACTTCGGCCTCGCCGTCGCCGACGACGCGCGGAACCTCTCCGAGGCGAGCCTGGCGGCCGTCCGCGGCACGCCCGCATACATGGCCCCGGAGCAGGCCTCCGCGAGGGCGGACCAGCTCGGCCCGGCGACCGACGTCTATGCCCTGGGCGTCATCCTCTACGAGCTCCTCTGCGGCCGCGTCCCGTTCCGCGGCAAGTCGCCGGTCGAGACGCTGGACCTCGTGCGCAACAGCCGGCCCGCGTCCCCGCGGTCGATCGTCCGGGGCCTCCCCCGCGACCTCGTGACGATCGCCCTGAAGTGCCTGGAGAAGGAGCCCGGCCGCCGCTACCGATCCGCCGAGGCCGTCGCCGACGACCTCCGCCGCTGGCAGGACGGCCGCGCGATCCGGGCCCGCCCCGCCTCGCCCGCCGGCCTCCTCGCCCGCTGGGCCCGCCGCAACCCCGCCGTCGCCGGCCTCGCCGCGTCGCTGGTCCTGGTCGCCGCGGTCGGCCTCGCCGCCCTCGACGCCCTGCGACGGCAGATGGAGCAGCGGGAGCGGGACGCCACCGCCACCTACCGGATCGCGCGGGACGTCCTGGCCGACGCCGCGGACCTCGGCTGGCGGATCCGCAGCGAGCGCACGGGCCGCGCCCGGGACCCGATCCTCGACGGCTACGAGAAGCTCTGGCCGGAGCAGGAGACGCTCTACCGGATCGGGCGGGGCGACGCCTCCGCGCGGGATTCGCTGATCCGGCTCGGCCGCGCCCTGGCCAGCCGGCTGGTCGAGCACGGCGAGCACGACCGGGCCGCGATCGTCCTCCGGCGGGCGGCGGCCATCCTCGATACCGAGCGGGCCCGCGGCGTGAGGGACCCGAGCCTCCTCGCCCTGTCCGGCGGGATCGACCGCGACCTCGCCCTCGTCATGAGCTCGGCCGGGCGCCCCGCCGAGGCAGCCGCCCTGTTCGAGGGCGCCGCCCGCAAGCTCGCCCCCACCGGCGAAGGCGACCCGCCCCCCGACGGCCGCGAGCTGTTCAAGTGCCAGGTGGAGCTCGCCGAGAAGCTCGACGCGCTCGGCCGGCACGAGGAGAAGCGACCCTGGCTCGACGAGGCCGAACGACTCTTCGCCCGGCTCGACCGGCCGCGGAGGGCCGACGTCGCCACCGTCGCGGCGCGTTTGTTCCTCATGCGGGGCGACGAGGCGAGGAGCCTGGAGGTCCTCCGCGACGCGCACCGCTTCAGGCCGACGGATCCCTGGCTCGCCCTGGACCTGGGCCGGGGGCTCGTCGGGGCCGCCGGGCCCCTGCCCGAGGGCGGACGCCGCGAGGCCCTGCTCCTCGAGGCCCACGACGTCCTCAGGCCGATCGGCGACGCCCTGGAGGCGGAGGCCCTCAGGGACCCGGCCAACTCCCTCGCCGCCGCGACGATGGCGAGCTTCCACGTGACCTTCGGGCGCGCGCTGCTGGGCCTGGACCGCCCGGGCGCCGCCCTCGATTCCCTCCGCCACTACGCGGAGAGCGGGAGGCTGCTCGGGCGCAACGAGAAGCGCGACGTCGGCCTCGACATCTACCGCCTGCGCAACACGTGCATCGACTCCCCGTGGAGGAAGCTCGCCCGCACGGCCCCCGATGGCGCGGTCACGCCCGAGGGCCTGGAGGCGGAGTCTCGCTTCGTCCTGCTGGAGTTCCTGCTGCCCCTGGAGATGGCCCCGATAGCCGGCTGGGCGGCGGTCAACGCCGAGTCGGGCGAGCAGATGAAGCTGCGGCGTCGGAACCGGTTCGACCTCGCCCGCCGGGACGCCGCCGCGCTCGCGGCGTTCGCCGACCGCCTCGCGGCCGATCACCCGGACGACCCCTTCGCCCACCTGGCCTCCTGCGAGGCCCAGGCTCAGGTCTTCAAGAACGTCTGCCGCGGCGAAACGCCCCCGATGTCCGAGGCCGTGGGGGCCCTCCACAAGGGCCTCGCCGCCGCGAGGCGCGCCCGCGAGCTCGACCCCGCGAACCCGGCCGCCCGCGAGGCCCTCGCGACCCAGGAGAGGCGCCTCGCCAAGTTCCTCGCCGAGCACGCCATCGCCGCCCGGGGCGAGGGCGCCCGGCCCGCGAACTGA
- a CDS encoding GNAT family N-acetyltransferase, which translates to MADARGVTGAEMVRRVEAGWDAINVETARTQRAMDPSSGADWIAVGGGHAAFLGVGSFLSQAQGLGLDGPVGEAEIERLERFFHDRGTPVQVEVATLAESSFLTALSLRGYTIADQSHSLVRPLGGDRDGENGPGGAARESASIEVVRVEDDGGWGTLLDVTLRAFFGGLEALPPLMREGMLAMARLPGNTGWLALADGEPAGGGSLWIHDGLALFYTDGTLAPFRRRGVHSALLDARLQHAREAGCDLAAIVTPPGGGSQRTAQRAGFVLTHARTMMVRYPGG; encoded by the coding sequence ATGGCTGATGCGCGGGGGGTGACGGGCGCGGAGATGGTACGCCGGGTCGAGGCCGGGTGGGATGCCATCAACGTGGAGACCGCGCGCACGCAAAGGGCCATGGATCCCTCGTCGGGCGCGGATTGGATCGCCGTTGGCGGCGGGCACGCGGCGTTCCTGGGGGTGGGCTCGTTCCTCTCCCAAGCCCAGGGGCTCGGGCTGGACGGGCCCGTGGGCGAGGCGGAGATCGAACGCCTCGAGCGGTTCTTCCACGACCGCGGCACGCCGGTCCAGGTGGAGGTCGCGACGCTCGCGGAGTCGTCGTTCCTCACGGCGTTGTCCCTCCGGGGCTACACGATCGCCGACCAGAGCCATTCCCTCGTGCGGCCGCTCGGGGGCGATCGCGACGGCGAGAATGGGCCGGGCGGCGCTGCCCGGGAATCCGCCTCCATCGAGGTCGTCCGCGTGGAGGATGACGGCGGCTGGGGGACGCTCCTGGACGTGACGCTCCGAGCCTTCTTCGGAGGCCTCGAGGCGCTTCCGCCGCTCATGCGGGAGGGGATGCTCGCCATGGCCCGGCTCCCGGGCAACACGGGCTGGCTGGCGCTCGCCGACGGCGAGCCGGCCGGCGGCGGCTCGCTCTGGATCCATGACGGCCTGGCGCTCTTCTACACGGATGGCACGCTCGCCCCATTCCGCCGGCGCGGCGTCCACTCCGCACTCCTGGACGCCCGGCTGCAGCACGCCCGCGAGGCCGGCTGCGACCTCGCCGCCATCGTCACCCCGCCCGGCGGCGGCTCCCAGCGCACCGCCCAGCGCGCGGGATTCGTCCTCACCCACGCGCGGACGATGATGGTCCGCTATCCGGGCGGCTGA